GCTTTTGATCTGTAGATGAGGATGTACAATTAGTTAGTGATGAATTCATAATGATATTGGTAGCAATAGGTTAGCTGTTGATTTCAATTTTGCGGGGCTTGGCTGATTCCGCCTTAGGAATGGTCACCGTAAGCATGCCATTCTCGTAATGAGCCTCGATTCTCTTGGATTCAATCGTGCTGGGTAAATTTACAGACCGATGGAATGAAAGGGTACTTTTTTCACCTTCTCCTTTATTCTTCCGCTCCCCTTTGAGCATTAATCGATCTCTCTCCAAGTTTACTTCCAACTCCTTTTTCTTGAAGCCGGGAATCTCTGCTCTGACGAAGTAATTGGATTCGTCTTCGAAGAGGTCAACTGCAGGTCGGAAGGTGCCATTCGATTTATACTGCGGATAGCTTGAATTATAAAAGGGTGTACTGTTGAAGAAATTCTCAAAGTCCCTCCAAAGATCGCGATTATTGTTAGAATAACGACGAGTTAAGTATTTCATAATGATTTTGGTTAATGGTTATTGTTGCCACCGTTAATGCCTAAATCATGCCAGAGCTATATCTGGCCTCTATCAGTTGTTCTACAAGGACTTACAAAAACCCACTATATTCTATAATGCGCCACAGTGTCACACTATGGCCGCGAAGAATAGTTCAGTGATAAATTGAGTCACACTGACTCTAGTTGGCCTGCTCAGCGCTTGAGCTTCTAATTCCGGGCAGATCTTGCCGGACTTGTTCCATGGTCAAGTTGAAGCTATCCAATGGCAAATTGTAGTACCTCACTACATCTACGGGTGCCTTAACCACACGGGAGTCCACGAATCCTTTGATGTTCAATCTGACTCGCGTATCTTCCGCGTCCCCACTCGGAGGGAGAATGTCTATATCTAGAGAAGAATCCTGTAAATTGGAGAGCGCATCGTCCACCATACTGTAGCGATCATCTCTATTTAGATTTTCGGCTTCATCTTCTGGTCTAAAAATCCGCAGATTCATGGAACCGAGTTGCCCTTCTGGCGTATGCAGATGCCCATGCCCCAAGGAAAATATGCTGTTCTTCATATCCCACTGGAAAGGAATGATTCCATCTATGCTTCCCTCGGCGGCACCTATCACCTTGGGGATCCAATCAAGAATCTCCTCAGTCTGGAGGTTGTTTACCCCGATTTCGGAATCGATATACATTTCCTCCGGATTCATTGAAACATTGGCCAATTCAATCGAACCCCCAAATGCACTAAGCGATGTGCCTGAGATATTGATCCGGTTTCCAATTTCAAAGCTGGTGGTGAAATCGGAAGCGGTCCAGCCATTGACCTGAACGGTGGAAACCGTGAAAGGCTTTTCCGATGTCATATGGAAGGGCTCCAAGCTATGAATCTTTCCAGCATAGGAAACGTTGTCTAAAACAAGATTTCCCCCTGCATAAAGTAGGTTATCCAATTGATAAGAAATACTCGGGGCAACCGAGTCCGGAGTAACCTTCAATTCAAAATCAGCTGAAAGCAGCCCAGTAACGTCAAACTCCCCCGTGATCCATCGCTCCAGGTAGGGGTACTCCTCAATCGCATAATCCTCCAAGGCGACCAAGGCTTCCAAGCCAGAAGTAGGATCAAAAGTCATGTCGTACTCCAATTCAAAATTCCCAGGGCTCATCATAAGCGTTCCCTTTGATTGGCGGAGACTGGATTCTCCTTGAGGCTGAAACGCCAAGGTGGCCGCACCAATTCCATCAAAACCTCCTGAGACCTCGACAGAAGTTTCGGCTCCCGGGGTCCAATTAACGTTTATCCCTTCTCCAATTAAGTCGGAGTAGCGGAAGAGAGTCACGTCGCTCATATTTGCATAATGAACAAAATCACCGGGATTCATGACCAATTCGGCGAATAAATCACTATCGAGAGTCGTTGTCTCCAACTCAAAATTCAAAAGCCCCTCGCCCACCTCAGACTGGAACATAGGAGCCATAAATATCCCATCGCGAAACCACAGATCGACCGAAGCATTCGACAGCAACTGCTCATGCAAATGCCCGTTAAACATGATATCCAGTGTGCCACTACTCAGCTGATCCTGCATTTCGCTGCTGAGGAGCAGATCCAAACCGAGTACCTGAAAATCGAAACCTTCCTCGGATCCTAATACAGACACCTCTAGCGGGATCTCGTTACTTAAGGTATGAACCACCTGAACCGCTCCAAAGTCCCAATCGGGTGAGATGGAAGCTTCCATGAGCTCGAAATGGAGATTGGGTCCTTCTTCGACTGATAAAGTACCGCTCCAATTGAACGGAGCCTCGAGTAATCTGGAAAGCTGACCGTTACCGGTAAACTCGACCGTCATACGCCCAGGCGTCCAAAGCATAGAAGCAACATGGTCCGATGAAGAAACATCAACTCCTTCAAATCCAACACCGACATTGCTCAAAACCGTATGGACCTGCCCATTTTGGAAATTAAAATTATCTCCCTCGAAATGAAATGCGGTCTGAAAGCGGCCTTCATTCCAATCAAACATGGGCTCTTCATTGAGGATATCCCATATACCCTGACTAAGGTCGTGGCTTAGATCCATTTCTCCTGAAAGGTCCATCAGTCCACTATTCCAATCAAAAAATCCACGACCGACGACCGGATGTTCTTCCACATCGATGTCCAAGCTCCAATCCACTCGCGTTTGAACGACCGATAAATGACCATCCACCAGCCCCTCAATGGCTCGACCACGATTTTCATAGTGAACAATTCCGTCTTTGAAATGAATTTCCAACGGCAGCGGGGATTGAAATGGAGTTTTCTCCGGAAGCGCCAGAATAGCGTTGTTTACTGATAACAAGCCCTCAGGTACCTGCGCATTCACTCCAGCCCAAAGACCATTCACCGCTATCTTCAAGGGTCGGTCTTCACCATATCCATCAAAAAACGATCCAAACTCAATTGATTCAGCGACAAGATTGACCCCGGAAATTCGAAGGCTCAGATCGCGCACCACTGGCCGAGACATGCCCTCAATTCGAAATTCAATGGAATCTGTCTCGATTCCAACCTGCTGCATGCGTTCTTTGAATTGTTGTTCTGCGTACTCTGGAACATAAAACCAGGCTACACCGAATAACACGGCGAGGAGCACTAGGCTCGCGAGGGGAATCCAAATCCTTTTTCTTAGGGCCACTTATACTATCTTTAAAGAGTTTCCGACTTTGACTCTTTAAGTAAGTAGGAGTTTCAGATTCGGGTCAATACATCACAAATCAGGAGGTACATCTTTTATTCGAGAAGAGCGAAATGCATCGAATAAATAAAATGCGATCCCCGCCCAAATAAAGGCGAAGGTGATCATTCTACCCGAAGAAACTGGCTCGTCGTACAACCACACGGCCAAGCCAAATTTCATACAAGGGGCAATAAATTGAAGGATCCCAAGCGTGTTGAGCTGAATCCTTCTAGCACCATAAGAAAATAGAAGTAAGGGAATCGATGTCACAATGCCGGTAAGAAGAATGAGGGCCTGGAGAGACCAGGGTGCATGAAACAAAGCCCCTTGGTTTTGCGAGAACAGCCATACCAACCCGACCAAAGCGATCGGGAAAATAACCGTGTTTTCGAGAGCCAATCCTGTGACCGTTCCCAAGGAGGACTTCTTCTTTAACAGTCCGTACACTCCGAAAGAACCTGCAATGGCCAGGGCTAAACATGGAATTTCATCGACACCGAATACTTCGTTTAAAACACCGACACAGGCGAGCAAGACCGCTAATCCACGAAGCCGAGTGAGGCCTTCTTTTAACACAATAAAGCCAAAGCCAAGATTCACCAAAGGCACAATAAAATAGGCCAAACTTGCTTGAAGGATCTGCCCATTTGTCACTGCGTATATAAAGGCCAACCAGTTGATCGCTAGCATAACGCCGCCAAAAGCATAAATCAAAGCCAGGCGTTTATCTCGGAATACCAGAAAATACGCTTTCAGTTTTCCTCTATAACTTAGGATAAGAAGCAAAAAGAAAAACGACCAGGCGATTCGGTGAAGGACCAACTCGTATGCATTCACCGATTCCAACAACTTCCAGTACATGGGAATCAGTCCCCATATAATAAAGGAGGCCGCGGCAGCTATTCCACCCCTTAGAGAATCTCCAGATTTGTTGTCCATTGGTATCGAGCAGGGGGAATTTGGGCAAACCAACCCACAAGGCAATGGAAATAGTTTGCCACTAATCCTGGCGATTCATCGTTTTTGTAATCGCAACCCCCATCCTGTATCAACAACTCTTATACAAGTGAGGAAGCAATCCCTGAGGCTGAGAAAGCCATTGCAAATCTCAAAATCAGGTGATTCACCTTAGAAACCAAAATCTTTTGCTGCTCGCGTATCCTTACGAGCAATACCAACCCAACTGTAATGAAAAAATCCCTAATCCTGTGTACCTTGTTGGCTGTGTTCGGCCTACAAAATTTTGCATATGCCGAAATTGAGTTCCTGTATATCCTCAAGGAAGAGGAATACCGGCAAGTTGGCAACGTAGCTCCTACCGTTCCAAGTGGATGGGTCTTCGGAGCAGGTGTAGCTGGCGATGACCAAATATCGGCCGCTACGCTGACGCATTCCGGTCCTTCAAGTCCGGTGAACCTTAGCGATGGAGAGGGAAATTTTGAAATCGATGTCCAGGATTACACAGCTCAATCATTCTTGGATACCGACTACCCGAACGGAAATTTCAGCCTGAACATTACCGATGGAGTAGAAAGTGAAAGCTATCCTTTTACCATAACCGGAGACGCATATCCAACCGCCCCTCACTTATTAAATCCAATGGCTCTTCATTCCCATGATCTCGGCCAGGATTTTACACTATTGTGGGCTCCGTTCACGGGAGCCGACGCTTCCGATGAAGCCTTCGTGCAAATCTGGGATAATGTAAGCGATGATGAGGCGTTCTTTGCATTCGTGGATACCTCGGCAACCTCCTTTCTCATTCCAGAGGACAGTCTGTCTCCAAACAAGAGCTACGAGATTGGCCTGACTTTTATCAATGAAACCTCTGAACTGCAAAACGTAGACACAAAAGTTGGCTATTTCTCTTCCACCTATTTTGAATTGGATACCACTCCTCAGAATTTTGAAGATCCAAGTGTTCTGGTTTCCCGTGGCATTTCGACCAATCAAACCAGTGCGGCGGCACCCACGCCAAGTAACTACGGATTTCTCGTTGAGGCCAACGGAGTTGAATTTTCATCGGTAACGGCCATTAAGCCCGACACGTCCGAGGAGCCCGTGCCTGCAGACGGTTTTGGGGAATTCGATTTGGAAGCGGACTTTGTTTCAGAAGCAGCACGAAATTCCGCGTATCCGGAAGGCAACTACTCCGTGCGCGTCGTTGAGAATGGCCAAGAGATTGTACTCGGTCCATTCCCCATGGGAGGAGGAACGCTCCCAGTAATCCCTTACATCACAAACTGGGATGCGGCTCAGACCATCGATCCCAATCAAGACTTCGACCTTGCATGGAACTCTTTCTCCAATGCAGGGAGCAATGCCTTAATCGAAGTTGAGATCTGGAATGCAAACGACCAGGACAACGCAGTGGATTTTCTTCTAAGTAGTGGCGAGACAGGCGCATTACTAACTTTTGAGAACGCCAAGCTCCCACAACCCTTCTTCTAAGTCATAGTGGGCAAATTTTGAGAGGCCTTTGTAATTGCAATTTTACAGTGACTTGCTAAATTTTTTTATGAGCGGGGGGCCAATTCTCCATATGTAAAATCTAGTTTTACAACTCCCCTGCATTCTTTCGGCCTATAACAAAAAAAGCACCACCTCTGCAGGTGGTGCTTTTTCTAAAGTTGTCTAGCCTATCAGGCTTTGAAACTAGGGATTGATTTTCAACAATTCCACTTCAAATACGAGCGTAGATCCGGGACCAATAGGACCTCCAGAATCACGATCACCATAGGCAATGTCTGCGGGCATGTAGAGGCGGATTTTTCCACCTTCGCCAACGAGAGTAAGCCCTTCGCTGAATCCTTTGATGACTCCGTTCAAAGGAAAAGTCACAGGTTCGCCTCGATCAACTGAACTATCGAACACCGTACCGTCTACGAGTGTGCCGTGGTAGTGCACATTTACACTATCGCTGGCGGTAGCAAATTTGTCGGAGCCTTCGGTGAGAATTTCATAGCGTAATCCAGAATCGGTTTTCACAACACCTTCTTTCACATCGATCTTAGCCAAGAAAGCTTCT
This genomic stretch from Opitutia bacterium ISCC 52 harbors:
- the rarD gene encoding EamA family transporter RarD; this translates as MDNKSGDSLRGGIAAAASFIIWGLIPMYWKLLESVNAYELVLHRIAWSFFFLLLILSYRGKLKAYFLVFRDKRLALIYAFGGVMLAINWLAFIYAVTNGQILQASLAYFIVPLVNLGFGFIVLKEGLTRLRGLAVLLACVGVLNEVFGVDEIPCLALAIAGSFGVYGLLKKKSSLGTVTGLALENTVIFPIALVGLVWLFSQNQGALFHAPWSLQALILLTGIVTSIPLLLFSYGARRIQLNTLGILQFIAPCMKFGLAVWLYDEPVSSGRMITFAFIWAGIAFYLFDAFRSSRIKDVPPDL
- a CDS encoding Hsp20/alpha crystallin family protein, translating into MKYLTRRYSNNNRDLWRDFENFFNSTPFYNSSYPQYKSNGTFRPAVDLFEDESNYFVRAEIPGFKKKELEVNLERDRLMLKGERKNKGEGEKSTLSFHRSVNLPSTIESKRIEAHYENGMLTVTIPKAESAKPRKIEINS
- a CDS encoding YdbH domain-containing protein; translation: MLFGVAWFYVPEYAEQQFKERMQQVGIETDSIEFRIEGMSRPVVRDLSLRISGVNLVAESIEFGSFFDGYGEDRPLKIAVNGLWAGVNAQVPEGLLSVNNAILALPEKTPFQSPLPLEIHFKDGIVHYENRGRAIEGLVDGHLSVVQTRVDWSLDIDVEEHPVVGRGFFDWNSGLMDLSGEMDLSHDLSQGIWDILNEEPMFDWNEGRFQTAFHFEGDNFNFQNGQVHTVLSNVGVGFEGVDVSSSDHVASMLWTPGRMTVEFTGNGQLSRLLEAPFNWSGTLSVEEGPNLHFELMEASISPDWDFGAVQVVHTLSNEIPLEVSVLGSEEGFDFQVLGLDLLLSSEMQDQLSSGTLDIMFNGHLHEQLLSNASVDLWFRDGIFMAPMFQSEVGEGLLNFELETTTLDSDLFAELVMNPGDFVHYANMSDVTLFRYSDLIGEGINVNWTPGAETSVEVSGGFDGIGAATLAFQPQGESSLRQSKGTLMMSPGNFELEYDMTFDPTSGLEALVALEDYAIEEYPYLERWITGEFDVTGLLSADFELKVTPDSVAPSISYQLDNLLYAGGNLVLDNVSYAGKIHSLEPFHMTSEKPFTVSTVQVNGWTASDFTTSFEIGNRINISGTSLSAFGGSIELANVSMNPEEMYIDSEIGVNNLQTEEILDWIPKVIGAAEGSIDGIIPFQWDMKNSIFSLGHGHLHTPEGQLGSMNLRIFRPEDEAENLNRDDRYSMVDDALSNLQDSSLDIDILPPSGDAEDTRVRLNIKGFVDSRVVKAPVDVVRYYNLPLDSFNLTMEQVRQDLPGIRSSSAEQAN